The Juglans regia cultivar Chandler chromosome 6, Walnut 2.0, whole genome shotgun sequence genome contains the following window.
TGCTTGATGATAAACACAAGATAGAATTCAAACTAGTTATGGCATGTTTCTCATCTTGATCTAAACCTCTATAAATAATCTTATGACCAAACTATACCATAAATAATTATGCCAtaactaatttcctcaaaaatgcaTTTGATCTCAACCCTATCCTAAATATGCAAACTCGGCTACTCATGCTAAAAATGACTACTAACACTTCGAAACATAGATTAACAAGGAAACTAAGATCAAGAGAGGGAATACTCACAAAGATTGGAGCCCTTGAAACTTTTCCACTTAAACTCCAAAAActcacaagaacactcaagaatacttaagagagaagagaggaaatgAAGTGGAGTGAGGAAGAAGTGAGGCGAGGATGGATTTATATAGCCCAAGAAGTGAAAGTGGCGTTGGCTTAGGTACTTCCTCATTGGGTGGTGGTTCATGATGGCTCTCCTCCTTGTAGGTTTATGATGATGCCTTAGGTGTAGGGGAAAAATTAGCcaaaggggaagagagagagagagttgtcgTGCAgggtgatgagagagaaagatgatGCAATTGATGCTAGGGTTCAACCCTTAATGACTGGCAATTTAGGGTTTCCACAAGGGTTTACAATTTCGTCTTATTCTTGTCTTTTTCCCTTGGCTTCTAGTGGCTATGTAAGGCATACTCAAGTGTCATCTAAGGTGATTGAATGGTGGTGATTGGGCGGTGGAGAGGTGattgaaattaaaacaaatagaggaagaaaaaggaaagaatcaaATAAAAAGGGTTGGTTGAAATTCCCAAGGGCAAAAATcggtattttgaaaatatttaaggttttggctaggatttttttttccaaatcaatCTCAAGGAAATTTTTACAGATAATTCACAGGACTAAAAACAGAATTGTGCTTGAAGAAAATATCGAGCTAACAGTATTTTGGTCCATTGCACACAAAGTACACATGGTTGTCAAACGAAACAATTTTAGGGTTTGACATGTCATCACACAAAATGACATGTACTAAGGCTCAATAAAAATGCAAGTATGGCTAATAAATGCTAGAAATGGATGATCAAAAAAAGGAAACTTAAATAAAAGCTCGAGGAAAGAAATTGAACCAAACTTGCCTAGCAGAAGTCAGTATTCTTCTAAATATATGAGCTAACCTTCTAAAATCTAGGGATAATGTAAGAGTTAATCTAATGGGGTAGagaagtggggtgttacaaaaagtCCCATTTCTCATTCGGTCTTATCCCTTCCTTTATACCACATCTCTCCCTCATTTATGTCACATCTCTTATTTTTCTCCCGACACACTATCTTTTCTCAACCTTTTATCCTCTCACTTCTCTACTCCTATCTTTCTTCCCTCTTGACGAGACTTCACCCTTGTACTGGGCTTGGATGGCCATTATGGGCCTTTTAGCATGACAATATAGAATCTTATATAACTGTAAATGTTAGCAAGCTATTTCCAAGAAAATCATGTTCATAAACATCTTTAGACTAGCTAGTTAGTAAAAAATCACTTACTTAAGttttatttgaatgttgagatgatatgagatgataaaactgtaattagtaataatatagtttgtgaatagtagtgaaatgatttggatgttgagatggatGAGATCAAATACATTCAAATAAAAACACGTTtcaattttagattttcaacCTTTTCAACTAATCagaatctaatcattataacttttctaaacttttaaacaaaatataaaaaataattcaattttttcaatttttaaaataaaataatataaaaaggagaaaaatctgAAAGTATGGCTATTTATGccatgtttttattattaatcttaatttatctaatctaatctaatttaattattataattttttaaatttttataatttaaaaataaaaataatattaaaataatatattttaataatattttattcaatttttaattttaaatctcgTTCACGCCGAAacaaacttaaaattatttcgAAGATTTCCGTGAACATGTTCCGAGAAGACTCCAGCGACTTCCTCTCAACATTGACTTCCACTCTCACTACTTTTCCTAAATAAATTCCAAAAGCATGgtgaaataaaatgatcatccGAACATTCTTCAACATTCTTCTTTTAGGCAAAAGTGAGTGGCGAAGATTCTACCCAGCTCCGCTCCAGAAGCTTCATGAACCTACTCTCCCCTTCTCTTCaatccaatatatatacatgtacacCTACCTCTTACGTTCATCAACTACCCAGAACCATtagcaaacaaacaagaaaaatctatctgtctctctctctctctgtcccaATAATTACATTCAGATTCAATTTCCGTTCCTATCCAACAGCTAAAGATCATGTCCCTGTTTCAATCCCTCTTTGATCAGCGAAGCTTTTCCGATCCTTTCCGAGGATTCTTCTTCGAAAACTCGGAAAATATCCTTGGATCTGGGAACACCCAAATGGACTGGAAGGAAACCCCTCACGCACACATATTTGAGATTGATCTTCCGGGCCTTACAAAAGAGGAGGTGAAGCTCGAAGTGCATGAAGACAGAGTGGTTCGTATAAGTGCGGAGAGGAAAGATGTTGCGGGCGAGGACGAGAAGACCTTTTACAAGTGGCACTGCAAAGAGAGAAGTAGCGGCAACTTTGCGAGAGAGTTCCGTTTGCCAGAGAATGCAAAGGTTGATGAGATTAAGGCTTCGATGAGTGATGGGCTGCTCGTTGTAACTGTGCCTAAA
Protein-coding sequences here:
- the LOC108979352 gene encoding 17.8 kDa class I heat shock protein-like, translated to MSLFQSLFDQRSFSDPFRGFFFENSENILGSGNTQMDWKETPHAHIFEIDLPGLTKEEVKLEVHEDRVVRISAERKDVAGEDEKTFYKWHCKERSSGNFAREFRLPENAKVDEIKASMSDGLLVVTVPKDETKKKDKKQKAVEISGDEGNAPKGVLARFVCCKA